From Micromonospora rhizosphaerae, the proteins below share one genomic window:
- a CDS encoding TIR domain-containing protein, whose protein sequence is MSAGAHPTRSDRPIDFFISYSPADERWATWLAWEFEAAGYRTMLQAWDFVAGTNFIDFMDRGVREAAVVVAVLSERYLHSTYGKLEWQAALRADPDGTGSKLVTVRVEDCPVDGLLATITYVDLVGVTDPAQARARVLDRIREALNGRAKPVLQPAFPHHPTGPAGVLSAPTTGVSAPRRRAPINPPPFPPAAAAVPESRSAVTVLQVAGPRFGRGMIEPGAPVTPGELQEHLMGDLTLLMNDGVPRPDLLVVAGNLTESGSPREFSDALSFLTGLRVLLGLEPHRLVVVPGPRDVTMAASRAYFATCEADDVDPQPPYWPKWRHYARLFDELYQGLEDRIFDSEQPWTLFGVPDLRIVVAGLNSTVAITHREEDRYGILGEAQATWFAQRLRHYQQSGWLRLGAMAHAPGPRTPYAEEGPVGDGATLRDRGSFHRLVAPMLNLLLTDAAPAGAPADPVVPVSTASRDGRAQVLRLAADGMTRWVLGRDDRHEVGEPTAVRWPRSGATFGAAGPAQVPDPRQPTAVEGPTQGATPPDVPAVAPPVAVQAPVVRLLDRLAEVCEARHDRVLVRRVPAVPPHLFVTYRADGVVRQQRVGAHVGTPTADDVDQFARRVHATDPDIPSELVYDGDRIPRGLAEEAQRRGVRVLHLTEFQGLLDLREYVGAQTARLQADRLYPPEQYVPQRYRYLVGADQRVREDVVEELLELISEPDGRFALVLGDFGRGKTFALREVARRLPTAAPDLIPILVELRALDKAHSVDGLVAAHLANHGEQVIDLKAFRYMLRQGRIVLLFDGFDELVARVTYDRAADHLETLLQAAEGNAKIVVSSRTQHFKTNSQVLTALGERVGLLPHRRVLAIEDFTPGQIQTFLRNRYGGDEQAARDRMELLAGVKDLLGLSRNPRMLGFIANLDDGRLASVAGAGGTFSAAALYREILESWLDFEERRTQGVPGAPVNLRHPELWAAVSRLAFQLWESGESYLRLAELAEVASELAGLAESRLSSQQAMHAVGAGSLLVRTDDGLFGFIHTSVMEWLVAEGIAAQFNRGEDPAALAVRPLSPLTVEFLGDLADPRRCTAWTARVLGDENAGETVRANALRLSARLRLPDRADLRGASLRGEDLSHRELARADLTGADLSATRLVATNLTEARLEHARLRGARLDQTHLDGVDLRDADLAGARLFRADLRDARITGSSWRRAALIDVVADAALLRAPELRGAVVAPGRPVVPGLWPSAVGVSFGFEVGRLPIPVAYSPDGAVLAVGSDDGGVLICDTMTGLPVRTLQGHRGRVYAVRFDAASHQLVTGAADLTVRLWDADHGDVRHVIEDVFAGWVWPLLIDGARGRLVVGDAAGVVRLYDTRTARLRQEWTGHAAPIWGTSFSPDGRRLVVADSAGVLSGWDVASGTLAFQVREPEVVYRVVHTPDGQSLVAVGQHGRVWIRRAADGTLLRQPRGHEADVYALDVHPDGHLMATGDTHGALRLWEVATGRPVRALARQRGAIYSVRFNRDGTLLASAASDGAIQLWDTADGQPRHELTRHRGSVWPVAWRPDQQQVATSSNDGTTRLWDVRTGQCQHTLRGHGRRVTALSFRDDGGVLATCGNDGVVRLWEPRTGRLVRQLSSPADRLVSAVFCPGEPLLASPSGDGGVHLWNTDTGVDERELNVNTDHVWAAAFSPDGDALATANDDDTVRLWYRRTGRHFATLTPHRGRVRSVAFSPDGETIATGCDDRLVRLWDAATATCRTTLKQHTDRVYAVTYNAEGTLLASASNDGTAVIWDALTGERRTVLTEHSGRLWSCAFSPNGNLLATAGDDLTIRLWDPATGRLHGTLSAHTRRVWSVAFSPDSSLLASAGDDGTVRLWDVADPEHAQLRTTLIGLPDGWAAVSPDGRYKLDGDPGGQFWHVIGTCRFEVGELDPYLTQVRRLSVDAPF, encoded by the coding sequence GTGTCTGCAGGCGCGCACCCCACCCGGTCCGACCGCCCGATCGACTTCTTCATCAGCTACTCGCCGGCCGACGAGCGCTGGGCGACCTGGCTCGCCTGGGAGTTCGAGGCCGCCGGCTACCGCACCATGCTCCAGGCGTGGGACTTCGTTGCCGGCACCAACTTCATCGACTTCATGGACCGGGGCGTCCGCGAGGCGGCGGTCGTGGTCGCCGTCCTCTCCGAGCGCTACCTGCATTCGACGTACGGGAAGCTGGAGTGGCAGGCCGCGCTGCGGGCCGATCCGGACGGCACCGGTAGCAAGCTGGTCACCGTACGGGTGGAGGACTGCCCGGTCGACGGCCTGCTGGCCACCATCACCTATGTCGACCTGGTCGGGGTCACCGATCCGGCGCAGGCGCGGGCCCGGGTGCTGGACCGCATCCGGGAGGCGCTGAACGGCCGGGCGAAGCCGGTTCTGCAGCCGGCCTTCCCGCACCATCCGACCGGCCCGGCCGGGGTGCTCAGCGCGCCGACCACCGGCGTGTCCGCGCCGCGCCGGCGTGCGCCGATCAACCCGCCGCCGTTCCCGCCCGCGGCGGCCGCCGTGCCCGAGTCCCGCAGCGCCGTGACGGTGCTCCAGGTGGCCGGGCCGCGCTTCGGCCGGGGGATGATCGAGCCGGGCGCCCCGGTCACCCCGGGCGAGCTGCAGGAACACCTGATGGGCGACCTGACCCTGCTGATGAACGACGGCGTTCCGCGGCCGGATCTGCTGGTGGTGGCGGGCAACCTGACCGAGTCGGGCAGTCCGCGGGAGTTCTCCGACGCGCTGAGCTTCCTCACCGGGCTGCGGGTGCTGCTCGGGCTGGAGCCGCACCGGCTGGTCGTGGTCCCCGGGCCGCGGGACGTCACCATGGCGGCCAGCCGGGCGTACTTCGCCACCTGCGAGGCCGACGACGTCGACCCCCAGCCGCCGTACTGGCCGAAGTGGCGGCACTACGCGCGGCTCTTCGACGAGCTCTACCAGGGCCTGGAGGACCGCATCTTCGACAGCGAGCAGCCGTGGACGCTGTTCGGGGTGCCGGATCTGCGGATCGTGGTCGCCGGGCTGAACTCGACCGTCGCGATCACCCACCGCGAGGAGGACCGGTACGGCATCCTCGGCGAGGCCCAGGCCACCTGGTTCGCCCAGCGGCTGCGTCACTACCAGCAGTCCGGCTGGCTGCGGCTGGGCGCGATGGCGCACGCCCCCGGCCCACGCACCCCGTACGCCGAGGAGGGTCCGGTGGGCGACGGGGCGACGCTGCGCGACCGGGGATCGTTTCACCGGCTGGTCGCGCCGATGCTCAACCTGCTCCTCACCGACGCCGCCCCGGCCGGCGCGCCGGCCGACCCGGTGGTGCCGGTCTCCACCGCGTCGCGCGACGGCCGGGCGCAGGTGCTGCGGCTGGCCGCCGACGGGATGACCCGCTGGGTGCTCGGCCGCGACGACCGTCACGAGGTGGGCGAGCCGACGGCGGTGCGCTGGCCGCGGTCGGGGGCGACGTTCGGCGCGGCCGGCCCGGCGCAGGTGCCCGACCCGCGGCAGCCGACCGCCGTGGAGGGCCCGACCCAGGGCGCGACGCCCCCCGACGTGCCGGCGGTCGCGCCGCCCGTGGCCGTGCAGGCGCCGGTGGTGCGGCTGCTGGACCGGCTGGCCGAGGTGTGCGAGGCCCGGCACGACCGCGTGCTGGTCCGCCGGGTCCCGGCCGTGCCGCCGCACCTGTTCGTCACCTACCGGGCCGACGGGGTGGTCCGCCAGCAGCGGGTCGGCGCGCACGTCGGCACCCCCACCGCCGACGACGTCGACCAGTTCGCCCGCCGGGTGCACGCCACCGACCCGGACATCCCCTCCGAGCTGGTCTACGACGGCGACCGGATCCCGCGGGGACTGGCCGAGGAGGCGCAGCGGCGCGGGGTGCGGGTGCTGCACCTGACCGAGTTCCAGGGGCTGCTGGATCTGCGCGAGTACGTCGGCGCACAGACCGCCCGGCTTCAGGCCGACCGGCTCTACCCGCCCGAACAGTACGTGCCACAGCGCTACCGGTACCTGGTCGGCGCCGACCAGCGGGTCCGCGAGGACGTGGTGGAGGAGCTGCTCGAGCTGATTTCCGAGCCGGACGGGCGGTTCGCGCTGGTGCTCGGCGACTTCGGCCGGGGCAAGACGTTCGCGCTGCGCGAGGTGGCCCGTCGGCTGCCCACCGCCGCGCCGGACCTGATCCCGATCCTGGTGGAGCTGCGCGCCCTGGACAAGGCGCACTCGGTGGACGGGCTGGTCGCCGCGCACCTGGCCAACCACGGTGAGCAGGTCATCGACCTCAAGGCGTTCCGCTACATGCTCCGCCAGGGCCGGATCGTGCTGCTCTTCGACGGCTTCGACGAGCTGGTGGCCCGGGTGACCTACGACCGGGCGGCGGACCACCTGGAGACGCTGCTCCAGGCGGCCGAGGGGAACGCCAAGATCGTGGTGAGCAGCCGGACCCAGCACTTCAAGACCAACTCGCAGGTGCTGACCGCGCTCGGCGAGCGGGTGGGACTGCTGCCGCACCGGCGCGTACTGGCCATCGAGGACTTCACCCCCGGGCAGATCCAGACCTTCCTGCGCAACCGGTACGGCGGTGACGAGCAGGCCGCCCGGGATCGGATGGAGCTGCTGGCCGGGGTGAAGGACCTGCTCGGCCTCTCCCGCAACCCGCGGATGCTCGGCTTCATCGCCAACCTCGACGACGGGCGGCTCGCCTCGGTCGCCGGGGCGGGCGGGACGTTCAGCGCGGCGGCGCTCTACCGGGAGATCCTGGAGTCCTGGTTGGACTTCGAGGAGCGGCGGACCCAGGGGGTGCCGGGCGCGCCGGTCAACCTGCGCCACCCCGAGCTGTGGGCGGCGGTGAGCCGTCTGGCCTTCCAGCTCTGGGAGAGCGGCGAGTCCTACCTGCGGCTGGCTGAGCTCGCTGAGGTCGCGAGCGAGCTGGCCGGGCTGGCCGAGTCGCGGTTGTCGAGCCAGCAGGCGATGCACGCGGTGGGCGCCGGCAGCCTGCTGGTACGCACCGACGACGGGCTGTTCGGATTCATCCACACCTCGGTGATGGAGTGGCTGGTCGCCGAGGGGATCGCCGCCCAGTTCAACCGGGGGGAGGACCCCGCGGCACTGGCGGTCCGCCCACTGTCGCCGCTGACCGTGGAGTTCCTCGGGGACCTCGCCGACCCGCGGCGGTGCACCGCCTGGACGGCCCGGGTGCTCGGCGACGAGAACGCCGGCGAGACCGTCCGGGCCAATGCGCTGCGGCTCAGCGCCCGCCTGCGGCTGCCGGACCGGGCCGACCTGCGCGGCGCCTCGCTGCGCGGCGAGGACCTGTCCCACCGGGAGCTGGCCCGGGCGGACCTGACCGGCGCCGACCTGAGTGCCACCCGGCTGGTAGCGACCAACCTGACCGAGGCGCGGCTGGAACACGCGCGGCTGCGCGGGGCCCGCCTCGACCAGACCCACCTCGACGGGGTCGACCTGCGCGACGCCGACCTGGCCGGGGCCCGGCTGTTCCGGGCCGACCTGCGCGACGCCCGGATCACCGGCAGCAGCTGGCGCCGGGCGGCGCTGATCGACGTGGTCGCCGACGCGGCCCTGCTCCGCGCGCCGGAGCTGCGGGGCGCCGTGGTGGCGCCCGGCCGCCCGGTGGTGCCCGGTCTGTGGCCGTCGGCGGTCGGCGTCTCCTTCGGCTTCGAGGTGGGCCGGCTGCCCATTCCGGTGGCGTACAGCCCGGACGGGGCGGTCCTCGCCGTCGGCAGCGACGACGGTGGCGTGCTGATCTGCGACACGATGACCGGCCTGCCGGTGCGCACCCTGCAGGGGCACCGGGGGCGGGTCTACGCCGTCCGCTTCGACGCCGCGTCGCACCAGCTGGTCACCGGCGCGGCCGACCTCACCGTACGGCTGTGGGACGCCGACCACGGCGACGTGCGGCACGTCATCGAGGACGTCTTCGCCGGCTGGGTCTGGCCGTTGCTCATCGACGGGGCCCGGGGCCGGCTGGTGGTCGGCGACGCCGCCGGCGTTGTGCGCCTCTACGACACCCGCACCGCCCGGCTGCGGCAGGAGTGGACCGGGCACGCCGCCCCGATCTGGGGCACCTCGTTCAGTCCCGACGGCCGGCGGCTGGTCGTGGCGGACAGCGCCGGCGTGCTCAGCGGTTGGGACGTCGCCTCCGGCACCCTGGCGTTCCAGGTCCGCGAACCGGAGGTGGTCTACCGGGTCGTGCACACCCCGGACGGGCAGTCGCTGGTCGCCGTCGGACAGCACGGCCGGGTGTGGATCCGGCGCGCCGCCGACGGCACGCTGCTGCGCCAGCCGCGCGGCCACGAGGCCGACGTGTACGCCCTGGACGTGCACCCCGACGGCCACCTGATGGCCACCGGGGACACCCACGGCGCGCTGCGCCTGTGGGAGGTGGCCACCGGCCGGCCGGTCCGGGCGCTCGCCCGCCAGCGCGGCGCGATCTACAGCGTCCGGTTCAACCGCGACGGCACCCTGCTCGCCTCGGCGGCCAGCGACGGCGCCATCCAGCTCTGGGACACCGCCGACGGCCAGCCCCGGCACGAGCTGACCCGGCACCGCGGCTCGGTCTGGCCGGTGGCCTGGCGCCCCGACCAGCAGCAGGTGGCGACCAGCAGCAACGACGGCACCACCCGGCTGTGGGACGTGCGTACCGGGCAGTGCCAGCACACCCTGCGCGGGCACGGGCGGCGGGTCACCGCGCTCTCCTTCCGCGACGACGGCGGGGTGCTGGCCACCTGCGGCAACGACGGTGTGGTCCGGCTCTGGGAGCCGCGTACCGGCCGGTTGGTGCGGCAGCTCAGCAGCCCGGCGGACCGGCTGGTCTCGGCGGTGTTCTGTCCCGGCGAGCCGCTGCTCGCCTCGCCGAGCGGCGACGGCGGGGTGCACCTGTGGAACACCGACACCGGCGTCGACGAGCGGGAACTCAACGTGAACACCGACCACGTCTGGGCGGCCGCGTTCAGCCCGGACGGGGACGCCCTGGCCACCGCGAACGACGACGACACCGTCCGGCTGTGGTATCGCCGGACGGGCCGACACTTCGCCACCCTCACCCCGCACCGCGGCCGGGTGCGGTCCGTCGCGTTCAGCCCGGACGGCGAAACCATCGCCACCGGCTGCGACGACCGGCTGGTCCGGCTCTGGGACGCCGCCACCGCGACCTGCCGGACCACCCTCAAACAGCACACCGACCGGGTGTACGCGGTGACCTACAACGCCGAGGGGACGCTGCTCGCCAGCGCCAGCAACGACGGCACGGCCGTGATCTGGGACGCGCTCACCGGCGAGCGGCGCACCGTGCTCACCGAGCACAGCGGCCGGCTCTGGTCCTGCGCGTTCAGTCCGAACGGCAACCTGCTGGCCACCGCCGGCGACGACCTGACCATCCGGCTGTGGGACCCGGCCACCGGACGGCTGCACGGCACCCTGTCCGCACATACCCGCCGGGTCTGGTCGGTGGCCTTCAGCCCGGACAGCAGCCTGCTGGCCAGCGCCGGGGACGACGGCACGGTCCGGCTGTGGGACGTCGCCGACCCCGAGCACGCCCAGCTGCGGACCACCCTGATCGGGCTGCCGGACGGCTGGGCGGCGGTCAGCCCGGACGGGCGGTACAAGCTCGACGGCGACCCGGGTGGCCAGTTCTGGCACGTCATCGGCACCTGCCGGTTCGAGGTGGGGGAGCTGGACCCGTACCTGACCCAGGTACGCCGGCTGTCGGTGGACGCCCCGTTCTGA
- a CDS encoding SLC13 family permease, protein METLGEPPSAAPDRSRWGRLHVLDWIAIGLAALGVLCVLTGLLPRSEAETTVRRIVPILIFIGTVVVLAELTAVAGVFDALAARVAITARGNYRALFWLCVGFASVTTIALNLDTTAVLLTPVMIALARKLGVPPTPLAMTTVWLANTASLLLPVSNLTNILASDRIGLDPIPWAARLWWPQLVAIAITMLLLWWWYWRPARAGADPFVPPPPHVPPDLMLYRTAFGACLLFVAGILAGVEIGLASGVAAAILVAGFAVRARASLRPALIPWRLLVFIVGLFLVVQTIGRHGLDTVMGALIGGDPGAEGALRAGAVGALFANAVNNLPAYVAGEAVIATANHTQLLALLIGTNVGPLATPWASLATLIWYERCRAAGVQVPLGRFVATSAALAALATTATVAALLLAG, encoded by the coding sequence GTGGAGACCCTCGGCGAGCCGCCGTCCGCCGCACCGGACCGATCCCGCTGGGGTCGGCTCCACGTACTGGACTGGATCGCGATCGGGCTCGCGGCGCTCGGCGTCCTCTGTGTCCTGACGGGTCTTTTGCCGCGGTCCGAGGCCGAGACCACCGTACGCCGGATCGTACCGATCCTGATCTTCATCGGCACGGTGGTGGTGCTGGCCGAGCTGACCGCGGTCGCCGGAGTCTTCGACGCCCTCGCCGCGCGGGTGGCGATCACCGCCCGGGGCAACTACCGGGCGCTGTTCTGGCTCTGCGTCGGCTTCGCCTCGGTCACCACCATCGCGCTCAACCTGGACACCACCGCCGTGCTGCTCACCCCCGTGATGATCGCCCTGGCCCGCAAGCTCGGCGTGCCGCCGACGCCGCTGGCGATGACCACGGTCTGGCTGGCCAACACGGCGAGCCTCCTGCTGCCGGTGTCCAACCTGACCAACATCCTGGCCAGCGACCGGATCGGGCTGGACCCGATCCCGTGGGCCGCCCGGCTGTGGTGGCCGCAGTTGGTGGCGATCGCCATCACCATGCTGCTGCTCTGGTGGTGGTACTGGCGGCCGGCCCGCGCCGGTGCGGATCCGTTCGTCCCGCCGCCGCCGCACGTGCCGCCCGACCTGATGCTCTACCGCACCGCCTTCGGGGCCTGCCTGCTCTTCGTCGCCGGCATCCTGGCCGGTGTTGAGATCGGGCTCGCCTCCGGGGTGGCCGCCGCGATCCTGGTGGCCGGCTTCGCCGTCCGGGCCCGGGCCAGCCTGCGCCCGGCGCTGATTCCATGGCGGCTGCTGGTCTTCATCGTCGGACTGTTCCTGGTGGTGCAGACCATCGGCCGGCACGGCCTGGACACGGTGATGGGCGCGCTGATCGGCGGCGACCCGGGCGCGGAGGGGGCCCTGCGGGCCGGCGCGGTCGGGGCCCTCTTCGCCAATGCGGTCAACAACCTGCCCGCCTACGTCGCCGGGGAGGCAGTGATCGCCACCGCCAACCACACCCAGCTGCTGGCGCTGCTGATCGGCACGAACGTCGGCCCGCTCGCCACCCCGTGGGCGTCGCTGGCGACCCTGATCTGGTACGAGCGCTGTCGCGCCGCAGGCGTACAGGTCCCGCTGGGCCGCTTCGTCGCCACCAGCGCCGCCCTTGCGGCACTGGCCACCACCGCCACCGTCGCCGCCCTGCTTCTCGCTGGATAG